From the Solanum lycopersicum chromosome 10, SLM_r2.1 genome, one window contains:
- the LOC101244136 gene encoding protein NUCLEAR FUSION DEFECTIVE 4, whose product MAKLTENGGYKANMIGFSIHFLMSKWFMVFASLLIMSMAGATYLFSLYSNEIKSSLGYDQTTLNLLSFFKDLGGNVGMISGFINEVTPAWVVLLMGAIMNFFGYFMVWLAIVGRIAKPPVWQMCFYICIGASSQTFANTGVLVTCVKNFPESRGIVLGLLKGFVGLSGAIITQLYHAFYGNDVRSLVLLIGWLPCVVSCLFLRSVRVMKVDRQANELRVFYKLLIISLGLAGFIMVVIVVQNKVSFTRVEYAGSAAVVLILLLAPLILVFKEEFTLWKCKRQALHDTPQVNVVTETPCSVQPEPEEISCLKPNIWWYSNVFNPPPRGEDYTILQAIFSLDFLILFTTTTFGVGGTLTAIDNLGQIGKALGYPSTSITTFVSLLSIWNYLGRVVSGFVSEIFLSKYKFPRPLMLTIVLLLSCTGHLLIAFGVPNSLYISSIIMGFCFGAQWPLIFAIVSEIFGLKYYSTLYNLSGGASPFGAYILNVRVAGQWYDKMALRQMKTNGLIRGVGEDLTCIGVECYKMAFLVITGATLISCVVSLVLAIRTREFYKGDIYKKFRVQREAMVSKELVTSTTKNIDE is encoded by the coding sequence ATGGCAAAGTTAACTGAAAATGGTGGCTACAAAGCTAATATGATAGGCTTTAGCATCCATTTTCTCATGAGCAAATGGTTCATGGTTTTTGCTTCTCTTCTAATCATGTCAATGGCTGGTGCAACTTACTTATTCAGCCTTTATAGCAATGAAATCAAATCCTCATTAGGCTATGATCAAACAACTTTAAACTTACTAAGTTTCTTCAAAGACTTAGGTGGTAATGTTGGAATGATATCCGGTTTTATCAACGAAGTCACTCCAGCATGGGTAGTTCTATTAATGGGAGCCATCATGAATTTCTTTGGTTACTTCATGGTATGGCTTGCGATTGTAGGACGTATAGCTAAACCTCCTGTTTGGCAAATGTGTTTTTACATATGCATTGGTGCAAGTTCTCAGACATTTGCTAATACTGGTGTGTTAGTCACTTGTGTCAAGAATTTCCCCGAAAGCAGGGGAATTGTACTTGGATTGTTGAAGGGATTTGTTGGTTTAAGTGGCGCGATTATCACACAATTGTATCATGCTTTCTATGGAAATGATGTGAGGTCTCTTGTTCTGTTAATTGGTTGGCTGCCTTGTGTTGTTTCTTGCTTATTTCTACGAAGTGTTCGCGTTATGAAGGTGGATAGACAGGCTAACGAGCTTCGAGTTTTCTACAAACTTCTGATCATTTCACTTGGCCTAGCTGGTTTTATCATGGTTGTAATTGTTGTTCAAAATAAGGTAAGTTTCACTAGGGTTGAATATGCAGGAAGTGCTGCTGTAGTACTGATTTTGCTCTTAGCTCCGCTCATCCTCGTCTTTAAAGAAGAGTTTACCTTGTGGAAATGTAAGCGACAAGCCTTACATGATACTCCACAGGTGAACGTTGTAACAGAAACTCCGTGTTCTGTTCAGCCAGAACCGGAAGAGATCAGTTGTTTAAAACCAAATATCTGGTGGTACAGTAATGTGTTTAATCCACCACCAAGGGGTGAGGACTACACAATACTGCAAGCCATTTTCAGCTTAGATTTCTTGATTCTGTTTACAACGACTACTTTTGGGGTAGGCGGTACACTGACAGCTATCGACAACTTAGGCCAAATAGGGAAGGCCTTAGGCTATCCTTCAACAAGCATTACAACATTTGTGTCCTTACTCAGCATATGGAACTACCTAGGGCGTGTTGTCTCAGGCTTTGTATCCGAAATCTTCTTGTCAAAATACAAGTTCCCTCGCCCGTTGATGCTCACAATAGTCCTCCTCCTGTCATGTACCGGGCACCTTCTCATCGCGTTTGGGGTCCCTAATTCCCTCTACATTTCTTCAATCATAATGGGGTTCTGTTTTGGAGCACAATGGCCTTTGATATTCGCCATTGTATCGGAGATATTCGGGCTTAAATACTACTCAACTTTGTACAATTTGAGTGGTGGAGCTAGCCCTTTTGGTGCATATATTCTTAATGTTAGAGTTGCGGGCCAATGGTATGATAAAATGGCACTGAGACAAATGAAAACTAATGGATTGATAAGAGGTGTTGGTGAAGATTTGACTTGTATTGGTGTGGAGTGTTATAAAATGGCCTTTTTGGTTATCACTGGTGCTACATTAATAAGTTGTGTTGTTTCACTTGTTCTAGCAATTAGAACAAGGGAATTTTACAAAGGtgatatatataagaaattcaGAGTGCAAAGGGAAGCAATGGTTTCAAAAGAATTAGtaacatcaacaacaaaaaatatagaTGAGTAG